One part of the Sporosarcina ureae genome encodes these proteins:
- a CDS encoding PLDc N-terminal domain-containing protein produces MNTDMALLIEYLPFLIPLIILQLGLAIFSAIHVVRHPHYRFGNLVMWLLIVLLVQFIGPLIYFVFGRGDHDGRTN; encoded by the coding sequence ATGAATACAGATATGGCTTTACTAATAGAATACTTGCCATTTTTAATTCCACTCATTATTTTACAACTAGGTCTGGCTATCTTTTCAGCGATCCACGTCGTTCGTCATCCGCATTACCGCTTCGGAAATCTAGTAATGTGGTTGTTGATCGTTCTATTAGTGCAATTTATCGGACCGTTGATATATTTCGTTTTCGGAAGAGGTGATCACGATGGTCGTACAAATTAA
- a CDS encoding ABC transporter ATP-binding protein, whose amino-acid sequence MVVQINGVTKRFGNHEVLRDIHLHIPEHTIFGFVGANGSGKTTLMKCMLGLLPLNAGSITIAGEPVTFGETKSNQYVGYLPDVPEFYQFYTATQYLELCAVITNIAEKERQERIAELLELVGLAGTHSLISTYSRGMKQRLGIAQALLNKPKLLICDEPTSALDPAGRAQILSILQKAKAETTVFFSTHIVSDAEQICDHVAMLHEGTIIFQDELAHLKQQSTGQFVFTFSICADEVMERLQHTAFDMKVENNQLIVSLHDDSSQMAFMQALINQNILIQSMHPRTRLLEQLVLEVLE is encoded by the coding sequence ATGGTCGTACAAATTAATGGAGTAACGAAGAGATTTGGGAACCATGAAGTGTTACGAGATATCCATCTCCATATCCCCGAACATACTATTTTTGGATTTGTCGGTGCCAATGGCTCGGGCAAGACGACACTGATGAAATGTATGCTCGGTTTGTTACCGCTCAATGCTGGGTCTATCACGATTGCAGGTGAACCCGTGACGTTCGGGGAAACCAAGTCCAATCAATATGTTGGCTACTTGCCGGACGTTCCTGAATTTTATCAATTCTATACCGCAACGCAGTATTTAGAGTTATGTGCAGTCATTACAAATATAGCTGAAAAAGAACGCCAAGAAAGAATTGCTGAATTACTTGAATTGGTAGGGTTAGCAGGAACTCATTCTTTAATTAGCACGTATTCAAGAGGAATGAAACAACGACTGGGAATCGCACAAGCATTACTAAACAAACCGAAACTTCTTATTTGCGATGAACCGACTTCCGCCCTGGACCCAGCTGGTCGTGCGCAAATTCTTTCTATTCTACAAAAGGCGAAAGCGGAAACAACGGTTTTCTTCTCCACGCATATCGTTTCTGACGCAGAACAAATCTGTGATCACGTCGCCATGTTACATGAAGGTACTATTATATTCCAAGATGAGTTGGCTCATCTGAAACAACAATCCACAGGACAATTCGTCTTTACTTTTTCCATATGTGCAGACGAAGTGATGGAACGCTTGCAACACACTGCCTTTGACATGAAGGTAGAGAACAACCAATTAATTGTAAGTTTACATGACGATAGTTCACAGATGGCTTTCATGCAAGCACTCATCAACCAAAATATCCTCATCCAATCGATGCATCCTCGAACACGTTTACTTGAGCAACTAGTATTGGAGGTGCTGGAATGA
- a CDS encoding ABC transporter permease yields MNQWLGFLKKEWFESVKSYKLLLIIVIFSILGILNPFTAKITPLLFEQFMPEGAFVNLPEPSALDSWMQFYKNVPQMGLIVFILLFSTMMSKELEKGTLVILLTKGLRRSTVITTKFFMALCYWTLAIALAFTITYAYTAYYWDQSQLHHLLFAASCLYVFGILLLAVTLWGNTLFATPYGGTLVTLLVVIFLFIVAIFPNSAKWNPLELLTASHKLLTGELTPLDLWIPYAITLFIATLAVLLTVSHFKRKLL; encoded by the coding sequence ATGAACCAGTGGCTCGGCTTTTTAAAGAAAGAATGGTTCGAAAGTGTAAAGTCGTATAAGCTATTGCTGATTATAGTCATTTTCTCGATTCTTGGTATATTGAACCCTTTCACGGCAAAAATCACTCCCCTTCTGTTTGAACAATTCATGCCTGAAGGTGCATTCGTCAATCTGCCTGAACCTAGCGCACTTGACTCTTGGATGCAATTCTATAAAAACGTTCCACAAATGGGATTGATCGTGTTTATTCTACTATTCAGTACGATGATGTCGAAGGAGCTGGAGAAAGGTACGCTAGTGATTTTGCTGACGAAAGGATTACGCCGCAGCACCGTCATTACGACAAAGTTCTTTATGGCACTTTGTTATTGGACGCTAGCTATCGCGCTGGCATTCACTATCACATACGCTTATACCGCTTATTACTGGGATCAAAGTCAACTGCACCATCTACTATTTGCAGCTAGTTGTCTTTATGTATTCGGCATACTTTTACTAGCGGTTACATTATGGGGCAACACTTTATTCGCGACGCCTTATGGCGGAACACTCGTCACATTACTTGTCGTGATTTTCTTATTTATTGTAGCTATATTTCCGAATTCAGCTAAATGGAATCCCCTTGAACTACTGACGGCTTCGCACAAACTATTAACTGGTGAACTGACACCATTAGACTTATGGATTCCTTATGCTATTACTTTGTTTATCGCAACCCTAGCCGTCTTACTGACTGTGTCGCATTTCAAGAGGAAATTGCTATGA
- the guaC gene encoding GMP reductase — METVFDYEDIQLVPAKCVVESRSECDTSVMLGGHTFRLPVVPANMQTIIDEKIAIQLAEEGYFYIMHRFNPETRVDFIKDMHARGLIASISVGVKEEEYGFVEQLAIDAQVPEFITIDIAHGHSNQVIRMIQHIKKHLPMSFVIAGNVGTPEAVRELENAGADATKVGIGPGKVCITKIKTGFGTGGWQLAAVRLCAKAASKPIIADGGIRTHGDIAKSVRFGASMVMVGSLFAGHEESPGQTVEQDGQLYKEYFGSASEFQKGEKKNVEGKKMFVEYKGPLKDTLIEMEQDLQSAISYSGGKTLSSIRTVDYVIVKNSIFNGDKVF, encoded by the coding sequence ATGGAAACCGTATTTGACTATGAAGATATACAGCTAGTTCCAGCAAAATGTGTGGTAGAAAGCCGCTCAGAATGTGATACATCCGTTATGTTAGGTGGTCACACGTTTCGTTTACCGGTCGTTCCCGCTAACATGCAAACGATTATTGACGAAAAAATTGCGATTCAATTAGCAGAGGAAGGCTATTTCTATATAATGCATCGTTTCAATCCTGAAACACGAGTAGATTTCATCAAAGATATGCACGCTCGCGGTTTAATTGCGTCGATCAGTGTCGGTGTTAAAGAAGAAGAGTACGGATTCGTTGAGCAATTGGCGATTGATGCACAAGTTCCTGAATTCATCACCATCGATATCGCACACGGTCATTCCAATCAAGTCATCCGCATGATCCAGCATATCAAAAAGCATTTGCCGATGAGCTTTGTCATTGCAGGTAACGTTGGCACACCTGAAGCTGTACGTGAATTGGAGAATGCAGGTGCTGACGCAACGAAAGTCGGTATCGGGCCAGGGAAAGTATGCATTACGAAAATCAAGACAGGATTTGGCACAGGCGGTTGGCAACTAGCGGCTGTTCGCTTATGTGCAAAAGCTGCATCTAAACCAATTATCGCAGACGGCGGAATTCGCACACATGGCGACATCGCTAAATCTGTACGTTTTGGCGCAAGCATGGTCATGGTTGGCTCATTATTCGCAGGTCACGAGGAATCTCCCGGACAGACTGTGGAGCAAGATGGTCAATTATATAAGGAATATTTTGGTTCGGCTTCTGAATTCCAAAAAGGCGAAAAGAAGAATGTTGAGGGCAAAAAAATGTTCGTGGAATATAAGGGACCATTGAAAGACACATTGATTGAAATGGAGCAAGATCTTCAGTCTGCTATTTCCTATTCAGGCGGCAAGACATTAAGCTCGATCCGCACTGTTGACTATGTGATTGTAAAGAATTCTATTTTCAATGGCGATAAAGTATTTTAA